One segment of Megachile rotundata isolate GNS110a chromosome 4, iyMegRotu1, whole genome shotgun sequence DNA contains the following:
- the ATPsynB gene encoding ATP synthase subunit b, mitochondrial, with the protein MLSRLGFRNACAQIKSISARGAQTSALVCPADDPRRMKRPESHPPVRLGFIPETWFTFFYPKTGVTGPYMFLFSVSTYLVSKEWFVLEHEFYNGLSLLSIIMFVHIKYGAKIGAALDKKVAEYDAELEQTRIDELTELEKSVKELEKQKWMADAQFLIYDIKKQNILVQLEAAYRERLAKVYSEVKKRLDYQAQVEAVERRIAQRHMVQWITNSVLKAITPELEKANLAQCISDLEALAAAKA; encoded by the exons ATGTTGTCGAGATTGGGTTTTCGTAATG CTTGTGCTCAAATAAAATCTATAAGCGCTCGTGGAGCTCAGACTAGCGCATTAGTATGCCCTGCAGATGATCCACGACGAATGAAGCGTCCTGAGTCTCATCCTCCTGTTAGATTAGGATTTATTCCAGAAACCTGGTTTACATTCTTTTATCCTAAAACTGGTGTAACAG GTCCATACATGTTCTTATTCAGTGTATCAACCTATTTAGTTTCTAAAGAATGGTTTGTCTTGGAACATGAGTTTTATAATGGACTCTCATTACTTTCAATTATAATGTTTGTTCATATTAAGTATGGTGCAAAAATTGGAGCAGCTTTAGACAAAAAGGTTGCAGAATATGATGCTGAACTTGAGCAAAcaagaattgatgaattaacAGAGCTTGAAAAATCAGTGAAAGAATTAGAAAAACAGAAATGGATGGCTGATGCGCAATTCTTAATTTATGATATTAAAAAACAGAATATATTGGTACAGCTAGAAGCTGCTTATAGGGAACGACTTGCAAAGGTTTACAGTGAG gtTAAGAAACGTCTCGATTACCAGGCTCAAGTTGAAGCTGTGGAGCGCAGAATTGCTCAGAGACACATGGTACAGTGGATTACAAACAGTGTACTAAAAGCTATTACACCAGAGCTAGAAAAGGCAAATTTAGCCCAGTGTATTTCTGATCTTGAAGCTCTTGCTGCCGCAAAAGCTTAA
- the Golgin84 gene encoding golgin A5, giving the protein MAWFSGLADKAENLLNKIDKNTAAVLNKDKYELPQSQLTHVTWIPPESCVKAQEGTVLQLTTDSSKQPYIESTSNLSSLTNSVVSVSKDEELLTFLNTPNSSPKKNIAEILMSPPTPSSLMVEHPTDTTDSISELSNHSDCSSPSPMHASIEFPDNFNRDNVNIKDDNVCKNDITNKESIGDHSLGSVFDNGYNMQQGYEYDDQQKHVEVNKLINSSDNKYIKKYLKEIERNLEERTELLGKQETDHQKEIIVLNEKLQSLNVEKIQLSKQVVELQIALERSRSELNSTRADLDQHKARALKTLQEKEKLITELRSNESTGMDDTMIMELNQLRQERDILREENQQISEQLRIVREELMNADVKLEKMRQNSAEANVQAQEILATERRRRLDAEEDARLHSEEIRSLKDELIRQRNSYTSQLQKNNSEISRLRMQLSASSTPNSEVESRLASLTKTLVSKQQALESLTTERNALRLQLEKIEHELRNSRRNILYNNLNDTDDAKAQVPTFLMETPFDTGVTRRVKRAYSSLDAISIRTGVFLRRYPLARILVLIYMALLQFWVLVVLLSQSPEAH; this is encoded by the exons ATGGCCTGGTTCTCAGGTCTCGCTGACAAGGcagaaaatcttttaaataaaatagataaaaatactGCAGCAGTTTTGAATAAAGATAAATATGAATTACCACAATCCCAATTGACACATGTTACATGGATTCCTCCTGAATCATG TGTTAAAGCACAAGAAGGAACAGTATTACAATTGACTACAGACTCATCGAAACAACCTTACATTGAATCAACATCAAACCTTTCCTCATTGACAAATTCAGTTGTTAGTGTGTCAAAGGACGAAGAACTTCTTACCTTTTTAAATACTCCTAATTCAAGTCCAAAGAAAAACATTGCAGAAATCTTAATGTCACCACCTACACCTTCATCGCTTATGGTGGAGCATCCAACAGATACTACAGATTCTATATCAGAGTTATCAAATCATAGTGATTGTTCAAGTCCTAGTCCTATGCATGCATCCATAGAATTTCCAGATAATTTTAATCGtgataatgtaaatataaaagatGATAATGTTTGTAAAAATGATATAACAAACAAAGAATCAATAGGGGACCATAGTCTAGGAAGTGTTTTCGATAATG gaTATAATATGCAACAAGGATATGAATATGATGATCAGCAGAAGCATGTAGAAGTAAACAAATTAATCAATTCATctgataataaatatattaaaaagtatttgaaagaaatagaaagaaatttggaagagaGAACTGAATTACTTGGAAAACAGGAGACAGATCATCAGAAAGAAATCATTGTTTTGAATGAAAAATTACAGTCTTTAAATGTAGAAAAGATACAATTATCTAAGCAAGTAGTAGAACTACAAATTGCTTTAGAACGAAGTAGATCAGAATTAAATTCTACTAGAGCTGATTTGGATCAACATAAAGCTAGAGCTTTAAAAACAttacaagaaaaagaaaaattgataacAGAATTGAGATCTAATGAATCAACAGGGATGGATGATACAATGATCATGGAATTGAACCAGTTAAG GCAAGAACGTGACATTCTTAGAGAAGAAAATCAACAGATTTCTGAACAATTAAGAATAGTACGTGAAGAATTAATGAATGCAGATGTAAAGCTAGAAAAGATGAGACAAAATTCTGCTGAAGCAAATGTACAGGCTCAAGAAATCCTTGCAACTGAAAGACGTAGGAGGCTAGATGCAGAAGAAGATGCAAGATTACACTCAGAA GAAATAAGATCACTGAAAGATGAACTAATTCGCCAACGAAATAGTTACACTTCACAGCTACAAAAGAATAATTCTGAAATTAGCAGATTAAGAATGCAATTATCTGCAAGTTCCACACCAAATAGTGAAGTGGAATCAAGATTGGCATCTCTTACGAAAACCTTAGTTTCGAAACAACAAGCATTAGAAAGTTTAACAACTGAAAGGAATGCTCTAAGACTGCAATTGGAAAAGATAGAG cATGAACTTAGAAATAGTCGGCGCAATATTCTTTATAATAACTTAAATGATACCGACGATGCCAAAGCTCAAGTACCAACATTTTTAATGGAAACTCCATTTGACACTGGAGTTACTCGAAGGGTGAAAAGAGCTTACTCTTCATTAGATGCTATCAGTATTCGCACAGGTGTTTTTTTAAGAAGATATCCGCTTGCAAGGATTTTAGTACTAATTTACATG GCATTGCTACAATTCTGGGTCCTCGTAGTTCTTCTGTCACAGTCGCCAGAAGCACATTAA
- the LOC100881656 gene encoding uncharacterized protein LOC100881656 isoform X1, protein MICNIITLKYNLPFCSKIAVHKMAPTVCLSELPAIRKTTTPCSRRRQRVHNGAVMKQQKLELRKLDSNAFPRDEASLTPPESPLWEPECPGDSCAPSIVSSSSPNVSARVPRDIEEHWKMFLARRKGLLDIVVRTMALVRRNNILQKRVNALRAETRDFIHSVLNNPENKCIQQRLDCKETDVSSSTENIVCRSPSLPPTPDSTNSSLNGDVSSSSDHDTEESCDDES, encoded by the exons ATGATTTGTAACATTATTACTCTTAAATATAACCTACCATTTTGCTCGAAG ATTGCTGTTCATAAAATGGCTCCGACCGTTTGCCTGTCGGAGCTCCCAGCAATAAGAAAAACCACGACGCCCTGCTCGCGCCGAAGACAGAGGGTTCACAATGGAGCTGTGATGAAACAACAGAAACTAGAATTAAGAAAATTGGATTCGAACGCGTTCCCCCGCGACGAAGCATCTCTAACACCGCCGGAAAGCCCTCTTTGGGAACCGGAATGTCCAGGTGATTCCTGCGCACCCAGCATCGTCAGTTCTTCCTCCCCAAACGTTTCCGCTCGAGTCCCGAGGGACATAGAGGAACATTGGAAGATGTTCCTAGCACGACGAAAAG GTCTTCTGGACATCGTGGTACGTACAATGGCCCTGGTACGACGAAATAATATCCTTCAGAAAAGAGTGAATGCACTGCGAGCTGAGACTCGAGATTTCATTCATTCGGTATTGAACAATCCTGAGAACAAGTGTATTCAACAAAGATTAGACTGCAAAGAAACGGATGTGTCTTCTTCGACGGAGAATATCGTCTGCAGATCACCGTCACTTCCGCCCACGCCGGATTCAACAAATTCTTCATTGAACGGCGACGTGTCATCGAGCAGCGATCATGATACAGAAGAATCTTGCGACGACGAATCGTAA
- the LOC100881656 gene encoding uncharacterized protein LOC100881656 isoform X4, which yields MAPTVCLSELPAIRKTTTPCSRRRQRVHNGAVMKQQKLELRKLDSNAFPRDEASLTPPESPLWEPECPGDSCAPSIVSSSSPNVSARVPRDIEEHWKMFLARRKGLLDIVVRTMALVRRNNILQKRVNALRAETRDFIHSVLNNPENKCIQQRLDCKETDVSSSTENIVCRSPSLPPTPDSTNSSLNGDVSSSSDHDTEESCDDES from the exons ATGGCTCCGACCGTTTGCCTGTCGGAGCTCCCAGCAATAAGAAAAACCACGACGCCCTGCTCGCGCCGAAGACAGAGGGTTCACAATGGAGCTGTGATGAAACAACAGAAACTAGAATTAAGAAAATTGGATTCGAACGCGTTCCCCCGCGACGAAGCATCTCTAACACCGCCGGAAAGCCCTCTTTGGGAACCGGAATGTCCAGGTGATTCCTGCGCACCCAGCATCGTCAGTTCTTCCTCCCCAAACGTTTCCGCTCGAGTCCCGAGGGACATAGAGGAACATTGGAAGATGTTCCTAGCACGACGAAAAG GTCTTCTGGACATCGTGGTACGTACAATGGCCCTGGTACGACGAAATAATATCCTTCAGAAAAGAGTGAATGCACTGCGAGCTGAGACTCGAGATTTCATTCATTCGGTATTGAACAATCCTGAGAACAAGTGTATTCAACAAAGATTAGACTGCAAAGAAACGGATGTGTCTTCTTCGACGGAGAATATCGTCTGCAGATCACCGTCACTTCCGCCCACGCCGGATTCAACAAATTCTTCATTGAACGGCGACGTGTCATCGAGCAGCGATCATGATACAGAAGAATCTTGCGACGACGAATCGTAA
- the LOC100881656 gene encoding uncharacterized protein LOC100881656 isoform X2: MSSLIAVHKMAPTVCLSELPAIRKTTTPCSRRRQRVHNGAVMKQQKLELRKLDSNAFPRDEASLTPPESPLWEPECPGDSCAPSIVSSSSPNVSARVPRDIEEHWKMFLARRKGLLDIVVRTMALVRRNNILQKRVNALRAETRDFIHSVLNNPENKCIQQRLDCKETDVSSSTENIVCRSPSLPPTPDSTNSSLNGDVSSSSDHDTEESCDDES; encoded by the exons ATGAGTTCATTG ATTGCTGTTCATAAAATGGCTCCGACCGTTTGCCTGTCGGAGCTCCCAGCAATAAGAAAAACCACGACGCCCTGCTCGCGCCGAAGACAGAGGGTTCACAATGGAGCTGTGATGAAACAACAGAAACTAGAATTAAGAAAATTGGATTCGAACGCGTTCCCCCGCGACGAAGCATCTCTAACACCGCCGGAAAGCCCTCTTTGGGAACCGGAATGTCCAGGTGATTCCTGCGCACCCAGCATCGTCAGTTCTTCCTCCCCAAACGTTTCCGCTCGAGTCCCGAGGGACATAGAGGAACATTGGAAGATGTTCCTAGCACGACGAAAAG GTCTTCTGGACATCGTGGTACGTACAATGGCCCTGGTACGACGAAATAATATCCTTCAGAAAAGAGTGAATGCACTGCGAGCTGAGACTCGAGATTTCATTCATTCGGTATTGAACAATCCTGAGAACAAGTGTATTCAACAAAGATTAGACTGCAAAGAAACGGATGTGTCTTCTTCGACGGAGAATATCGTCTGCAGATCACCGTCACTTCCGCCCACGCCGGATTCAACAAATTCTTCATTGAACGGCGACGTGTCATCGAGCAGCGATCATGATACAGAAGAATCTTGCGACGACGAATCGTAA
- the LOC100881656 gene encoding uncharacterized protein LOC100881656 isoform X3, with translation MIAVHKMAPTVCLSELPAIRKTTTPCSRRRQRVHNGAVMKQQKLELRKLDSNAFPRDEASLTPPESPLWEPECPGDSCAPSIVSSSSPNVSARVPRDIEEHWKMFLARRKGLLDIVVRTMALVRRNNILQKRVNALRAETRDFIHSVLNNPENKCIQQRLDCKETDVSSSTENIVCRSPSLPPTPDSTNSSLNGDVSSSSDHDTEESCDDES, from the exons ATG ATTGCTGTTCATAAAATGGCTCCGACCGTTTGCCTGTCGGAGCTCCCAGCAATAAGAAAAACCACGACGCCCTGCTCGCGCCGAAGACAGAGGGTTCACAATGGAGCTGTGATGAAACAACAGAAACTAGAATTAAGAAAATTGGATTCGAACGCGTTCCCCCGCGACGAAGCATCTCTAACACCGCCGGAAAGCCCTCTTTGGGAACCGGAATGTCCAGGTGATTCCTGCGCACCCAGCATCGTCAGTTCTTCCTCCCCAAACGTTTCCGCTCGAGTCCCGAGGGACATAGAGGAACATTGGAAGATGTTCCTAGCACGACGAAAAG GTCTTCTGGACATCGTGGTACGTACAATGGCCCTGGTACGACGAAATAATATCCTTCAGAAAAGAGTGAATGCACTGCGAGCTGAGACTCGAGATTTCATTCATTCGGTATTGAACAATCCTGAGAACAAGTGTATTCAACAAAGATTAGACTGCAAAGAAACGGATGTGTCTTCTTCGACGGAGAATATCGTCTGCAGATCACCGTCACTTCCGCCCACGCCGGATTCAACAAATTCTTCATTGAACGGCGACGTGTCATCGAGCAGCGATCATGATACAGAAGAATCTTGCGACGACGAATCGTAA